The following proteins are encoded in a genomic region of Sparus aurata chromosome 23, fSpaAur1.1, whole genome shotgun sequence:
- the LOC115575833 gene encoding desumoylating isopeptidase 1-like, which produces MDKSATRYNVQLYIYDLSRGMARSLSPIMLGKQLDGIWHTAIVAYGDEFFFGGEGISSCSPGGTMLGPPDTVVELGETEVSDEIFMDYLSSLGESTYRGDRYRLFEHNCNTFTNEVAQFLTGRSIPSYITDLPSEVLSTPFGQILRPILDSIHIAPPGGNVINGGRNV; this is translated from the exons ATGGATAAGAGCGCCACGCGATACAATGTACAGCTATATATTTATGATTTATCGCGAGGAATGGCCCGCAGCCTCAGTCCTATCATGTTGG GAAAGCAGCTGGACGGTATCTG GCACACAGCTATAGTAGCGTACGGGGATGAGTTCTTCTTTGGAGGGGAGGGGATCTCCAGCTGTTCACCG ggtGGAACGATGCTCGGCCCTCCAGACACAGTGGTAGAGCTGGGAGAGACTGAAGTGTCCGATGAGATCTTCATGGATTACCTCTCTTCCCTGGGAGAAAGCACATACAG AGGTGACCGGTATCGTCTGTTTGAGCACAACTGCAACACCTTCACCAACGAGGTGGCTCAGTTCCTGACGGGCAGGTCCATCCCCTCCTACATCACTGACCTTCCATCCGAGGTCCTCTCAAC ACCGTTTGGACAGATTCTGCGGCCCATCCTGGACTCAATCCACATCGCCCCCCCAGGAGGTAACGTCATCAACGGGGGCAGGAACGTCTAA